The Streptomyces lienomycini sequence GCCTGCGTGGTACGCCGGGTCCCCCCGGGTGTCCGACCGTCGGTCAGGCCGCGCAACGCTCCCGCTCCTCACGCTCCAGCGCCCGTGCGTCCAGATCGCGGGCGACCAGCTCCTCGCGGAGCCGGGCGAGCGCCCTGTGCAGCGTGCTCTTGACCGTTCCCGCCGACATGCCGAGGGCGGCGGCGGTCTCCTCCGTCGACATCTGCTCCCAGTGTCGCAGCACGACGACGCTGCGCTGCTTCGGGGCGAGCACCTTCAGGACGTCCATCAGCAGGGCGCGGTCCGCGTGCTGCTCGGTGGCGTCCTCCATGGGGGACTCGGGGAGCTGCTCGGTCGGCACCTCCTCCAGCTTCCGCGCCCGCCACCACTCGGTCCGGGTGTTGATCATCACCCGGCGCAGGTAGGCGTCCGCGAGGCGCTTGTCCTCGATGGTCTCCCAGCGGCCGTACGTCCGTGCCAGCGCGGTCTGCAGCAGGTCCTGGGCGTCGACGGGGTCGGGGACCAGGCGCCGGGCGCTGCGCAGCAGCGCGTCCTGCCGGGTGCGGACGTACTCCTCGAACTCGAGCACCTCGCCCATGTCAACCGCCTTCCGATCCCCGTATGCCGACGGTGGTCATTCCGCCGGCCCACTGGCTGTGGTCCGTAGTCGTGCCGTGCCCGATGGGCACGCAAACGAAGGTAGGGAAGCGTTGTCACGGCGCTGTGCGAAGCAGCCTGCGGCAAACACTCGGCTGTCCGTCGGTTGTGTAACGAAAGGAGAAGCCGGGCAGGTCGGCAGCCCACTTCATGGCGGCATGCGGTGATTTGCCCGTTGGGGGTGCTGTCACACAGGCACCCGCCACC is a genomic window containing:
- a CDS encoding SigE family RNA polymerase sigma factor, which translates into the protein MGEVLEFEEYVRTRQDALLRSARRLVPDPVDAQDLLQTALARTYGRWETIEDKRLADAYLRRVMINTRTEWWRARKLEEVPTEQLPESPMEDATEQHADRALLMDVLKVLAPKQRSVVVLRHWEQMSTEETAAALGMSAGTVKSTLHRALARLREELVARDLDARALEREERERCAA